AGCAGAGCTAGCATGAATACCTTTTGTCACAGCGATTTTGTGGCACTTGGGCTTTGCGACAGCTAGTTCCGTTTCTTGGCCTATTCACTTTGAACTTCTTGCTTCAGTGCCttcggatgggggggggggggggggtacagcccatttaacaatgcttcttttcaCATTTACTGCATTTAGGCGCTTCTCCAGGTTTCAGACTTTCATTTCAGCAGTTTGTAATGTGGTTCATCTTGTGTCAAAAGCAAACGACTTCAAACGCGAGTTGAATTCAAGCTACCACTCTTCCGTGCAGATCCACCGCCCGAACAGTTGCATTTTCGGGTTGGGTCCTTCAAACCAACAAGTCTTCGTAACTTGCATTTTGAAGCTGAACTTTATGACTAAATTTACACCTTTCCACAATTACATACATCTTCGAGTAGCAATGAATTTGAACTAGTTATCTTACTTCCACGAAGAACTTTTTTCCTGGCAATGACAGAACTAAATTCTTGTGAATTTCTTATGCTTCAGTCCCAATTAGTAGAAAAATAGGCACTTCTTCTATTCAGATATGTCATTTGCCCCGAAGTTCCAAACGCTCAATATAGGATTGAAAGCTCTAAACATCAGAGTTCAAATTACTTGATCTGCAGGCAGACGCAATACTTGGCTGGAGAAACAAAGACGGTACTTGCCGAACTTTCGGATTCCTAGCTGGCCTTGTGTTTATGACACATGCAGTGTCTGTATGAAGCCACCACATCCTTGTGGGTATTGTCCTGCAGGCCATGTGACACAGGTCCGACCTTGATTGCCAGAATAATTGTTGCACAGTAGCAGCAATGGCTCTGCAGTGAAAAGGCGAAATATTTATCGACCAGAAAAGTTTCTTCATTTATAGGCAATATTGCGACACACATAGGCACATAAATCATGTGCAGCTATCAACAGCCCTTTCACTTTGCTTATAATTATTTGCTATTCCTTTTTTGTTTACCCATGCTAAATTTGATTCAGTTATGCTTCATTAAGCAAATAGGTTAGCTCATTCAGTGGATTTTTATTAGGCTTCTTTCATACACGCTGAGACACAATTGTATATAAATAAGACTCGGGTACAGAAAATCTCATTCATAAATGTCAGGCTGCGTGAAGTCTTCAATGGCATTTGGGAAGCGGACATACAGTATCCAAACAGCGACCCATTAGATGTCCCCAACTATTTTTACATCCACTGTTAGCAAAATCTGGTTCAAATATTTTGTTAACTGCACAAATATTCGGTAAGAACTTTATTCAAGCCATGTGTTGCGGGTGCAGACAATTTCGTAATGCCATTAAAAAATGTGAGAATTTAGGTTTTTCAAGATATCAAATACACTctaaaaaagggagcgagaacgGAGAAACCGGCTCCGTTCCttcttcggcgcagcgacttcctccctttcgggcgctttacccgtcgcgccctctcgcggcaaggaccaaaggagcaacgttcctccttcagcgttcaagtttctcctcaatcacgggggtcttgctcgcgcgcatgcgcacgccaagcctatagccggccacggccagtcgcgagcgattgcttttacctaagattgttgtaagcaatgcaggaatgacgttttcttttgttttattagtatagagttaaaccctgtctttttttttatcgtcaggcactcgcacgatgctccgcacacttccatgtgtgtctcgtgttgtttcatactaccaatttgtcacgaatacaaggagctctgcttcccaagcagtcttgctttatcgattaccttagagtgtaaaaaaaataatgatttttttcggtgtcgacatacttggtaagcccacgcatttttagtttcgcacggcaccaacagcactcatgaattcaacgaggcgcgtaaaaaagcatcacacttattttttcaatagcgtaggaaacctgataccactctacagtccatgcgtgaaagtacgatcatatacaatcgatagagttatacgtgccactaccaccatatggatgttctttgcagttcacccccattcgaatacggccgccgtggccggaagtcgaacctgcgtccatcagcatagtcacacgacacccaataaggctatgctaccacggcaggtgaaagcacaaagggaaacaggctgcgaagtttcaccgagcgtttattcaccagactagattacaaccatcagaatctttttaaacatcatcataactaaacttttgtgaaaagtgaaccgatgacttctgtaggttaaaccaaattctcaatcgcattcgttttgaattgcccatgccagcactgagaagtaggaaggaattatgcacgcgagcagtatgtctttctcgtccatgattctcctttgtcgttagaaactcaacacaaaatgcacttctagtaacagctgtgcacagcaagtaagtactaacgctcactcacctttgtgaaaagagtattccgaatccagagtaataaccaccatagccacagcgctaacaacaaaattgtggcacgcactatgattgcaagttgacacgcgaggcgaatcgcgagaggcatctgaagcagaaaagtatgcaggcacaacattctataaagttatagtaaacttgcgcactgcagcgatagttcctccactcaagtatgagagctgccgcgacgccaacagccactgtcatggctcacgaaaaaataccgtcggatgcgaggtcatcgctaatttatctcgcaagacccgcgttgtaacgtacgtatacactgctaggacggtcgttaccgcatcaaaaacattgtcattgaagggctagtggtgtactatatccatggctaacggtcacacttgtggtacgcacgtaaaaagaatataagcaaacgttaagacgaaacaactaaacgaggtcgacgtgaccacagaacacctaccacgacggagacaaagtttggtctgcatgctgcgccctctccaagtaacaagaagaaaaaaaaacgtgacctccgaaatagctaacgcgcggcaagtgtttgcactctcagaggcttcaagaaaaaaaaaagtaactgtggcagtcgtcgacagatggcgcagcgttcgaaaTGCCGTGGGCATTCTCAGCACGGCTTGGGgcatccgccttcgtgaaaacctgataagctctagtaattattccgttcattattgtgcaaccattgattaactaaggtttgcctaagcatcagatacaatatatttacgtgtgcgcgtgttgtggtattgataaaaaacgtaaaaaaagtgtaagaaaacctacttgtaacttgtgccactcaggtcagttgaaattcatcgctatataagctggcgcgctttcatggtaaagtgtgagtaaacacgtcaaGGTGTGAGCCGTCGGTTggaatggttgattgtgctcttgttgcgtacttgtcagcgtatacgctagtgtacctgttgcgtactatttgtgtactacgtgaccatgtgtgcatgtgtagctatatggattgcatcagcacataataggctttcggtgtccgtaagtggtcttgattgggttgatgcgtaaacaatccgcaagggagccgtgatagtaGGTAATAACAACGAACGTCGCGACAGtcaactttttttaaattttgttcaatccctctagatggcgccacctaccacctacttcattgctatgacactctcacacctccagccatttagatatcgttgaacatctatctatcaaagctgcactacggattctgaatggtttcgctgcgatcgagggtatggtttggaggcacatctcgtgacctgcggacccgtaagcgcatggataacgtcgctacactatgtgaatctgcgagaaataaatacagcaagcctagcatgcactcttcaggtgagggctctgcagaaaccgtgtcttccggagtgaacgtggcttcgctgaccgaacgaaacgtacttgccccatcgttctctttcgcgatgtgttcaccgccacaggttcgtctgcttgtttttataatcatttcgttcaatatcaagctcagcgggaccgttttttgtaactttcagggccgtgtactccttaccagtcgagaatcgttgcatttgctaagcctacttgCTTCGCCGGGGGGAGCCATGTTGATTTTtataaggaggaacgtgtttctccgtggatgagggagcaacgtttctctatttgaagacgaacatttgggacatcgccgttcctccctaaatggagagtacgtcactccatttttttaagagtgctATAGTTTGACCTCATTACTTGCTATGCATGGCATAGGGGCAAAAACCTACACTTCATACGCAAATTATGTGCAAAACACTAATATACCAATGCTTTTTGGCATTTAAACTTTTTATGTCTTAATGCTATTGAGCCCTATTTCAAATGGCCCAAACTAGCTCTGCCTCTCAGCTGAACAGTTGCTGCTAAGCGCCGAAGTCCTTGAAAGAAGAATGTCCATTAGCCGTTGAGGCAATAAATTGAATCCCATCAAGGTTCACAGGTGTTGAACCAGCACAAAAAAGATAAGTAGTGATAACGTAATCGAAGTGCAACAAAGTTGAAAATGTCAAGCCAGAGGTAGCAGCACAGCAGGAACTACTGCAGAAAATAATTTACCAGCTCTCCTGCTATTTTCCCACCTAGTACAGTGAATTCGAATTGCCTTTAAGCTCTATACTGTGCCTACAATATTTATTTCAAAAAGAAGAGCCACGAGGAAGCCAATCAAAGCTCTTGCAATTATCACTTCGCAGCTCAATGCCTTTTAATCATGCAATACTATATCTTGAGCCCAGCGCACATCCACAATAATACAGTGACAAAGGAAAAATTGTGCAGTATAGCTTGGAAAATTTTTCACCGAGTTTTTGAATGCTAGTGCTCACCACTATATGATTGAGCTTTGCTCAAAATTTTCTTTGCTTACTTTATCATCACACAGTATGATGGACTAACTTATATACAAATCCTGCCGAGTTGTCACAGTTTTTTTATAACTGCTGTACGCATGAAAAAGCACTCACAACGACACATGATGACCGCAGCTTGATGGAAATGAAAAGAAACATCAGTAGGCACATGACAAATAATGCATACGTTACCACAAAAGGGAACCACCATAGGTCAAGTGATATTTTGCTGAGTCTGCATCTTCTTTCTGAAAAGTGCCAGAGTTCAGCGTTAACTATATTTTGTTGCAGCAATTCAGTTGcatgccagctcgtaataaatgAATGTAACCTTGAAAAACACAATAAAATATATGAATTATGACTCTAACAAACACAGAACATGCAGAAATCAGCTGCAAGTGCTTATTGCACTGCTTGGGCTGCTATGATGAGCTCACACCATCATAAAGACATTATTGAATGCAGCACCAGCCTAGTACAACTTGCAACGTGTCTTGAACGAACAGGCGTAagcaaaagtgtgcagaccacggggtTGCGTGGCAGGACGGATCAACGTGCATCTATGCACACTGCCTGCTGTAGTGTGCATGCCTGTCCAGTCGTAATCAAGGGGCCTTGCACAGCACTTTGTTTGACGGTGTTATGGCGCTCATAGCCGAAAGGACAAccgagtgttgcttttttttttttttttgctccatcaAATCTATGTCGCTCTTTCATGCAGCAGTTTAGGTAGCGCAAATTGATGTGCTGGGCGCATAGCTTTTTCTTTCACCAGTTAGCCTAACTAAGCATAGTTAGCACCATATAGCCAAATGAAGCCAcgtataaaaaaataaatttgtTCAGCCCAGCTTGCCCTTGTCACATTAACCCAAGTTaatgttgccttgttgcgccaaACTGTAGCAAAAACTACTCAAGTATAGTGTAGCATAATATAATCTGTGAAAACCAAGTATAAGCAGAATAAATTAAGCTAATTTTACTTAGGCGATGTCGTTTGCTGTTTTTATGTTAATTCATGTAACGCTTGTAATGCGTTCATGTAATGCGTCAAGTTAAGTATATCCAAATCTAATTTTGCATAATTGATAATGATATCACTTCATTTAACCGAACATTATTAACCCCAATAAGGCAAACCCAATCGCGGTCGAGTTCCCCATGAGGCAGAGAAGAAAACCCCAAGAAGAGGCTGACTACTCTTTGCTGACTGAATACTAAATAAGCCTATTAAGTCTCACATGTGTTGACTGTTGACACAAATGGTTCACATGTGTTGAGGAAAAACAGATGAAGCGACGTCTCAACCTTTTGGCCGCTATGCTCCTACAACGCTTGCTTCAAATCGTAGCTATGGATCAGCCTCTCTTACTACATTccttctggaaaaaaaaaactaaacctgCACTTGCGAAAAACATACTGCTCATCGTTCATTTCGATCAGATGAATATTATAAACGCACGCATTCTGAGTGATCGCGCACTGCAGCAACTCAAGAAGTTCGCTCTGCATGGAAGAACTTTCTGGCCGAATGCTACAAGTCTTGGCTCGAAACACCGAGCGTTAACAGCACCAAATAAAAGCACACCAAAGCAATGCGAGGTTTTTGATGATCTCAAGTGTCGTTACGACAGCCCCACGGTGGCCTTGGCAACAGAACTGCAAATTTGCGTCGCACACTCTTTGCATGTATGGCCATTACTAATTTTCCTACCCCTCGATTGAAGCTATTAAGAGTACGGGCTGGCAACACAAGTGCCGCATTCACACATGATAAATGGGTGCCTAGCCAGAATTTTTTCTCtccgcaggggggggggggggagcacccCTTTCAATATGGCTATTTTCTGCACTATATGCCAACGAACAAAAATATGAGGGGGGGGAGAGGGCACGGGCATGATGTGTGCCACCCCTGGCTGCGCCCCTGTTGAGAAGTGAAACGAAAACAccagagcggccggaaaaccacgtcTGCACGCGTCGGAAATGTTCACATTTGTTATGGGCCCGGGAATGATGCGGACGCCGCTGCTTTGACGAAATAATTCGAgtttgcctgctttctgagcGCTATGTTCCATACCGAATTCCAGTTTTCACGCAAAGTACTGTAAAGACACAGCTCGCACTTTTTGAAACTTCGTTTGGGAAGATATACGCCAGCAAAAACAGCATGACCGAATGCACCGGCTGCGGCGTCACCAAATTCAGCCGGCTGTGCACGAAAACGAGACAAGTTcgggcatgccgactcgctgcaGCTGCACCATGGCTGCACCATCTACTTCCAGTAATCTCGGCGATCGTAATGCAAACCAGGATCTCGATGACTGCGTCCTCGTTGAGGCCGTGAAGCTTCGTCGAGCTGCACGAGTAGTTTGGATTTATAGCCTTTGCGTGACACCGCCGACGCTTTCAACGCCATTTTGCATATTCGGCCGCCTATTTAGATCGCATGGTTTTTACACAGTCGGCCGTGGATGGGAAAGAGGGTCCACTTTCGCGTGACGGGAAAATATCTTCGTTCCGGCTTGGCGGCGTCGGTTTCCGGCGGCTTAGGCGGTGAAGCGAGTGAATTCCATGTGAGTTTTGTTGCTTTCACTCCGGAGAGAACAAATGTCGAATTTGAACCCAGCGCGAGCCTTATAACAACTGATTGGGTTGCCGTAGCACACACACATACGAACAAATAGTGCACAAAGTTCATTCGGATTTACTTACCATGTGTCCTCGGTTTGAAAATTAGACACCACTGTGTCCTCGGCTGGAAAATAAGACAACACCGACGACTTCGTCCCGGCCGCCGCTGGCTGCCTCGACGAACAAAATGTAATACAGAAGCGACGCACTTTCCAGCGCTCTGAAGTACAAGAGTTGGCATAGTCTGGACCACTTTCTTCGCCGGCGTGCGTGTCGTTCTTGATAGGCCGGATCGTAAGGCGGGGTTTATAAACTTTTTGAAGAGCGTCGACGTTGCGCGGGCTTTTTCAAACTTGCCAACAAAAATAATTTTTGTGACATTGACGCTGAGGCTTATAGAACGATCCTTCTCGCTTGTTTTCTCTTGTTTAATTGGGCGTATTTAGATATACACCCTTTTGACCCACGgcaatttcttttttgttttatttttaagtCACTCCCATTTCAGGCTGGTTTAACTCCCATACTTTCCAATTTTTGATGATCATGGTAAAACAATGGTTTCAGCCCATTTTATGCCCTGTCAAGGGAGTTCGTATTTTGGGATTAAGCGCACATAACCTGCTTAAAACGCCATTTTGGGCTTATTTTtgtggggtaaataattactacccttcctacactctaagccgaaattcagCAAAGTTGGACACACTGCAGTCGTTGAACCAACGGACGAACGGTTCTTCCAACAGAGACTAAATGCGTGACAaggcgtgtcttgcgcaaacgcccggcaatgcagtgaccaacggggagggcaactgcgccgcgatcgcctcctgtcgatgctgcactgcgattcacggcgtggtcggcgatcatgaaaacaagttatataGGCCATTCGCCACTGTGAAAGcaaagcactatgaaacgaatagaagatgttacgagaggcaagtagtacaacacgcagtcagtgcacacagcaagtgccctcgcgttttCACCGTGCCGGTACGGGCgggccgaaaccaagtgaaaATTGCCGAACACGGGCAATGCGGACAACTCGCTTCAATGTGCAGAATTAGTTCGAACTACTAAGaacactgacaacgctaataaaagAAAGCTGTtcgtcagcggtcgtgtacccacacagtgaccacaagttcaaagcaatatatagaaaaagtgggcttcgtacgtcatcggtatcaagctggctgccggtgtgagtgcattgccggcacaagcgaaggaaacgtcgcgtacaaattCACAGAACAGtgtagctcaggcaaacttatgtctttttctccatgcgacaatcgttttCAAAAATCCAGCGTGTAGGAGATCGCGCATACGACCAATCGTGTGGCCGGCGGTACAAAGGGAGCGACTTActagcacgatgaaagaaccgtgcctgcgaacggtctcgtcgctgtaagtatacagatatctacatcactcggtAACAACATGggacacttacctattgttcatttgtgactataaaataacgacgacgtgAACtgcacgcgagccgcatgttgcgatcgtcGGTGGTCATCCAGCCGTACTCGTcataagcctagcgacgccgtcggcaagccgacacggtatggcatcagcggggcgcctggctgcttcgccggctttcccgcataagggccgctgctatgtttgtatttgcggactcgtgcgccagcactgcgaacgctggttcggccgacatgatcaaATGCCAGCTTATAATTCGTACTTTCGGGCTGTAGtgatgttgaagattagatggatacatattaaaagatcggtgcgcatCGCTGCTACGAATTCGCCCATGTAAgttttcgcgttacggtgtcaacgtttattgttttttaagccgagtaaaagtcgcccactggcaatacatgggaggtcaaaatactgtgctatatttACCCGATAGTCTGTTCTCTGTAGTGTAGCGCGGTTGGTGCAGTGTTTTAcattgaaataatagtgcgtatgtatgtgtgtgtgtgtgttgcatgaataacatactatgttCTTCAaagctgattaaattggaataagcaTAAAATATACTCCACAAatgcagtgtcgccatttttcgccattggtccagacggttcaactgttagtcgcactggagcattctactggaaccaacatttaaaccaaatggagtaagtgcttggggtaggagttgaacccttgcagttactcccgcagttagtccaaaattggttcaaaatctgtggcaccGCATTTagtcccctaaaggaccaatggcataccctactttagtccttttcggcttagagtgtacattcaaaaactcagttaccacgagagtaaatttttacttcgACTGGTTGGGGTAAAAAAACGCAGAAAAAGTAGTGCTAGAGGTTACCCAGTTTCTGAGGTTATTTCAAGgtattttcgtttagtgtgtaggATGGagtccaccgcgtagttcactcCAATACTGGAAACAATATACTGTTGTGGACCCTGACGCGGGTTACCGGCCTGTGCGATAAGTTTCACTCATGGTTCATCGGCTCCAACACTATAGTAGAGTAGAAGTCTTCTGTTTACTACCCCGTAACCCCTGTTGCCATtccttccgacggccgttttcgtggtacgggGGTTATTCACGTGTCACGCTTAAACCCATTCATGCGACGTACACCTCCATCATAAACAACGGCAACGTGGGCCGCTTAGGCGCGAGGGGGAAACAATATTTACACAGCATCTGACCTTCaatttcttcatctgtatatattcATCAAAACGAAAAACGTCGTCCTTGTTGgcgattttatatatatatatactccaaCGCTGTTATTGTCttgatatatatacatatatcttTTTCGACGATAACCACCAAAACGAGAATATTGTGAATATTGTGTTGGTCAAGCTTGATCACGCAGTGCAGTGCTCCAGCCGTATTATCAAGAGAAAATTGCTTGGTATATTCGCAATTCAATATTTGATTGGTTCCAGCAACATCCTCAGCGATGTCGCTTCGCGTTATTCGTCGAGAAACCAAGTACTGAGAGGAGAAGACGAGGACATTATCCTACACGTGCAAATGTTTTTGTTCGTAACATGGAAGTTTCATTTTATCAAAATGTAATTTATACCGTTGCTTACGGTTTTTAGATAACGAAGCTACGTATTTCACACTAAGAAAGTCGGAGTCTCAGTGCTCTGAGAACTGACGCGAATTTTCATTCTGCACAGGATCCCGAAGTTGAGACTTGTCAACAAAACGAGACGCATCTATTTAATTCGTTTAGAACAGCTGTGGCCAAacgctaaaaaacaaaaacaatttctATGGAAATAATATTCACTGAGGTAAGGTGTGCCTACTGCCAACTGCTTGTTTGAGGAGGAGGCGAGGAAGCCACCTCGGCCATCCCTATGGGCACCGCACAGAACGCTTGATTCCGCGGGTTGCCCTCATCCTATTGGCTTCGAGTACACGAAGGGCGTGCTCGAGGGAAATCTGTCGTCCCTTTGAGTGGACGGCTAAACGGCGAGGGAAAACGAGATTGCGGGGAGGATTCGCCCCTGGCCCCGCCCACCGTTggaggccgccgccgccgcgtaCGACATCGAGTGCGCGTCGTTGCACCGCGTCGTGCCAGCCGGAGCGTGAAAAACATCGGAGCGGCTGGCGCACGCCGTGATATTGCACTGGCAGCGTCAGCGCTCCCTTCGCTCTTCGCGGACGTGGCACGGTGCCTTCCGAGGAAAAGTCAACGTGTGAAAGTAGCCGTGCACAAATTGACGCTGGTGTACCTTGCAGCAGGCGGCTATAGCTTGCTGTTTTGTCTTAGCTGTGTTTCACCAGGCTCGCGAAAAGGGAGAGGCGCGCAAAGGTGCGGGCGAGCTGGCGTGGCAACTCAGTGTGCTGCCCTATAATGGCGTCCGCTCGACTTCACCCCGCACCGGCAGCGTTCGTCGCACCTGACGGTGGCGGTGGAGCGTCAACTACTGCCGCGGCGGCCGCTGCAGCAGCTGCCGCGGCATTCCTCGACTTGTCGAGTCACGTGGAATTCGCCTCATACCACGACTTCCGCCTCTCTGAGCTGCGCGCTGCAGGTGCGGCAGCCGCGCACGGCTTTGGGGGCCCACTGGGTCCTTACCCATTTGAAGCCGGCAGCAGTGGTCCACCGCCAGACGCCTTCTCACCCCTGGCCTGGGAAGGCCTGGGCGCCCCCGCAGGCGCGTACCACTCAGCCTTCGAGTTCGGCCACTTCGGTATCGGTGGACACCATTCGGCTGGTGCAGGCGCGGCTGTGTCGGCCCCTTCGTCGGGTTCTCGCTTCCCTGCCATGACCGTGCAGGGCAAGAGGTCGCCCGCGGGGGCCGCCCAGCAGAACGGCTTCGCGTGCCCGCCACATGGCGGCAGCGGGAAGAGCAAGCCACGGCGCCGGGTGGCCACCGTGGCTCAGCGCAGGGCGGCCAACATCCGAGAGCGACGCCGCATGTTCAACCTTAACAGCGCATTCGACAAACTGCGCAAGAAGGTACGTTTTTCCTCGCCTAGTTGCTTCTCAGCGGATAAGGCGAATGCAGACCGGGCATAACGTTTTCGCTTCCTATAACAACGCTTCGATGGCGCAGATGCAAGCTGTCGGGGTCAACCTATTGTCGCTAAAACGACAAGTGTGGCAGACATGAATTTACTTGCACGTGAAAAGACAGGAACCAATAGTAAAATATGAATGCAATGATTTCTATTAAAAGGAAACCTTAAACTGTACGGCCCATTTAATCAGTTGACGAAATGGGCATTGAAAAATTGGCAGCGAATCGAGGGAATCTTTTACTCAAGTATAATACTTCGTCTTTGCATTGAAAAACGGAAGCGGACACGGGATAAATATGAACATAGTGGTGCAACATTTGGCAAACCATGGCAGATTGACGTCAATGATCTATGTCAAAGACAATGTTACGTCGTAAACGAAAGTCATGGATGCTATTTTGCACTTTTTAAACAGTAGAactttgtatgtatgtatatatatatatatatatatatatataggcgagaAATAAATCCAATGGAT
Above is a window of Rhipicephalus microplus isolate Deutch F79 chromosome 1, USDA_Rmic, whole genome shotgun sequence DNA encoding:
- the LOC119178770 gene encoding uncharacterized protein LOC119178770 — its product is MASARLHPAPAAFVAPDGGGGASTTAAAAAAAAAAAFLDLSSHVEFASYHDFRLSELRAAGAAAAHGFGGPLGPYPFEAGSSGPPPDAFSPLAWEGLGAPAGAYHSAFEFGHFGIGGHHSAGAGAAVSAPSSGSRFPAMTVQGKRSPAGAAQQNGFACPPHGGSGKSKPRRRVATVAQRRAANIRERRRMFNLNSAFDKLRKKVPTFAYEKRLSRIETLRLAIMYIAFMTEVVGCSKDDSEPCAEDALVAPSNGGSVAGFPGHHHHHHQLTGDVPLEDAALWGPGRQLTVATGAGTLGQLCPSSRQV